A single Branchiostoma floridae strain S238N-H82 chromosome 11, Bfl_VNyyK, whole genome shotgun sequence DNA region contains:
- the LOC118425805 gene encoding retinol dehydrogenase 13-like isoform X1 produces MADDLLGRVWSKWFVIPSVAAAGLCALHYVYYLLVLRGRWCRSTARLDGKTVVITGANAGIGRETALDLARRGGRIILACRSRERAEEARQDIIRQTDNQNVVFRKLDLASLQSVRQFAEEMKREEGRLDILINNAGLCWHSDEKTAEGFDLQFGVNHFGHFLLTNLLLDLLKKSAPSRILVVSSMMHIYGKLDFTPTNENGDRYPNLKSYWPSKLANILFAKELARRLEGTGVTVNSLHPGVIYTDLWDSIKADHGFVWGTIMKGFCWVLMKSAREGAQTTIHCAVEETLHNVTGRYFADCSIAEESEDAKDDGLAKKLWEVSAEVTGLE; encoded by the exons ATGGCAGACGACTTGCTGGGCAGAGTTTGGAGCAAGTGGTTCGTGATTCCGTCCGTGGCCGCAGCAGGACTGTGCGCCCTGCACTACGTGTACTACCTGCTGGTGCTGAGGGGCAGGTGGTGCCGCAGTACCGCTCGACTGGACGGCAAAACGGTGGTGATCACGG GTGCCAATGCAGGTATTGGCAGGGAGACGGCACTGGATCTCGCCCGTAGAGGCGGCCGGATCATCCTGGCCTGCCGCAGCCGGGAGCGAGCTGAGGAAGCCAGGCAGGACATCATCCGGCAGACCGACAACCAGAACGTCGTGTTCAGGAAACTCGACCTGGCCAGCCTCCAGTCCGTACGGCAGTTTGCGGAGGAGATGAAACGAGAAGAAGGGAGGCTCGATATCCTGATCAACAATGCAG GCCTGTGCTGGCACTCTGATGAGAAGACTGCAGAAGGGTTTGACCTACAGTTTGGAGTGAACCATTTTGGCCACTTCCTCCTCACCAACCTACTACTGGACCTACTGAAGAAGTCTGCCCCCTCCCGTATTCTAGTGGTCTCTTCCATGATGCACATATATGGGAAGCTGGACTTCACGCCGACCAATGAAAACGGTGATAGATACCCGAACCTGAAATCATACTGGCCGAGCAAGCTGGCCAACATCCTATTCGCAAAAGAGTTGGCCAGAAGACTGGAAGGCACGG GCGTGACAGTGAACTCACTCCACCCTGGAGTTATCTACACAGACCTGTGGGACAGCATCAAGGCAGACCATGGGTTTGTCTGGGGAACAATTATGAAGGGATTCTGCTG GGTACTGATGAAGAGTGCACGTGAGGGAGCCCAGACCACCATCCACTGTGCTGTGGAGGAAACTTTACACAATGTCACGGGCAG GTATTTTGCAGACTGCAGCATAGCAGAGGAGTCTGAAGATGCAAAGGATGATGGTCTGGCCAAGAAGTTGTGGGAAGTTAGCGCAGAGGTGACAGGATTGGAGTAG